The following nucleotide sequence is from Salvia miltiorrhiza cultivar Shanhuang (shh) chromosome 7, IMPLAD_Smil_shh, whole genome shotgun sequence.
atatatatatatatatatatatatatatatatatatatatatagcgggccgctccaatgagaccccctaattttagtgagatctagggcacaatctggtgcgtttattttatcaatcctatggctgatattgaatctggagggtgattttttttcgcatggttcgaatcctggagggagcagaatattttaaattttgttattcatcagtatatattgcattgttcatcagtatatatgtcttattcattacgaattttttaaattttatttttcatcagtatatacatcttgttcattaaatatacgttttgttcatttgtattatatgtcttattcattgtactcatgttacacgaaaaatagggggtctcactggagcgcgcccctatatatatatatatatatatatatatatatatattgcaaaAATTTCATTTATATTATCATTAATAATGTTTACTTTTgccattaattatatatatacgtaattaattttttaaaacaaaattcatatttgagcTAACCAATCTAATTATGAtttatgtgtatatataaagATGAGGTAGTCTCTAACTTTAATACTTCCTCCTATTCCTTTTCATGCGCGTCCCAACGAAATTgagtcacttttctttttgaaataaattaaagttactTTTTCATTCACTCTTTCTCCTTTTCGggtcatgaaaacccctgaagtatacttgctttatcaaaaataccaaatttttaaaatgttctctaaaccctcaaactatcaggtttttatcaaatatatcccgcatctattttccgGTCACTAGAAACGTGATATGGCTCACcagatgccacaatgtaatttatttcctatttttttaaatgcaatgacaaaaacgacgtcgtttcgtaccatatcattaaaaaaatccactctaaaatttaaaattcacttaaattgtgtttgaaattcacactaataacctagaattaggaaTAAACACGATAGAAGAATAACTTCTATcgtattagcgtgaatttcaaagacgatagaagtaaattttaaattttatagtagattttttaaaatgatatggtacgaaacgaagtcgtttttgccatgtcatttaaaaaaaaatagaatataaattatattgtggtATCCAGTGAGCCACATCGCGTTTCTGGTGATCGAAAAATAGatacgggatatatttgataaaaatctgatagtttggGGGTTTAGAGATTCGAAAGTTTCagaatatttttgataaaatgagtATAGTTCAAAGgtttttcatgatatttacccctctttttcattttaatttttcagtAAATACTAGCTCCTCAAATCTCGTGGCCAAAAGAAATGGCTCATCTTcgctgagacggagggagtataatatgtgtaactaaattaatttacttacgtacatatatatacacatatacttCACCCATCCACGAAATATTGttctaatttgtcattttggccCGTTCATAGATCATAAAAAGttgttataatttatttttagtaataatttataGTTCTCTTTCTCTATTCACTATCATGTGGGCCCTATTATCcactcactaacttaattaactttttctatttttctttatttatgcGTCCTTTTCTTCactcaataaataaacaacataatttttcttaaaatttgtgcatTCCTCCCTTGGGAcaatatttcgtggacggagggagtaatatactattataagggttaattatttgtaaattcaaaatattttcaaaaatttgggAATTGCATTTGAGTTTTTTTTCCTCATGAGAGATATCTTTTTTTTGCTTTCTAATTTTGATCCGAACATCGGTTTTTCCAATTTTAATGTGACGTGGGCATTGAATACGTTGGATACACCAAACACACCATATGACCAAATGGAAAGATTAATAGCTTGTAGATTTAAGATGTTTTTAGGAATTCGAGAAATGCActtgatctttttttttttcttcaggaTACATAATCTTTAACTTTTTCTTCTAATTTTCGTGTGATGCTCGATTTTCCCAATTTTAATTTGACATGGTCATCGGGGTTGATACGTTGGACATTGTATTATTAAACAAATATACTACGATCTAAAAGTATTCTAATATATTGCATTTTTGGGTGTCAATAtttttaggattatttttatctaattttattttcttattttagtttaattttgtaattgttaattatgattgatcatatcCAATTAGCGCGAATTCTTGTTCTTTagcatttattttcaaattttgaagttaataatttattatttcataattagGTATAATTTTATAAAGCTTCAACCTTTTataatgaaataataaatagaatttatctttataaaaaatattattaaaataataaatttaatagtaCTTCTTAATTATTTTGTGTAGAGACAAAGAAATAATTAACTTTATACATTTAAATGTGGCTTAGCATTCACGGTATTTtggatatatataattatttatacgCGAAAAGTTTTCATATAattcttactccctccgtcccgcgagtcttgacacgtttgggttcggcacgggaattaaggagttgtagattagtgttttaagtgtgtaattaataaagataaaattgataaagtaggagagaagataataaaagtgataaagtaggagagagaatataataaaggtgataaagtaggagagagaaggtaataattattgccaaaaaaggaaacgtgtcaagattcgtgggacggcccaaaaaggaaaacgtgtcaagactcgtgggacggagggagtattaattataaaGTCTTCATATATGGTAATATTCACGCAATATATAATTCATATAATTCTTAGTATTAATTATAAACTCTCCACATATGGAAATATTAACACAATATATAAATACTACTAGGGATAGAAGTTGAGTTCGAAGAGGAGAAGTAGTAGAACTTACCTTATATTTGTACCCTAAATCTGATCACCGATACTTGCTTGGTAACAAAGCTATCTATATATAACTAGACCTCTCGTCTCTTAATTACTTAATCTTTTACATTATTCCTTCTCAAGAAACAAAGAAACATATGGCGTTGAATTTGTGCACGAAGAAGGCTTTTCGATTTTCCGATTACTGCAGGCGGAGGAAATCCGCCGTCAAATCCAAGGTTGTCGCCGCCTCGCCGCGAGAGGACGGCGTTAACCTCCGCTTCGTCCTAAAAAAGAGGAAATCGTGCTCGAATGAGGAGGACGACGACGTCAATCTCCGCTTCGTCGACGTTAAAAAGAGGAAGGTGGAGTCGAAGAATCACGGCGTGCTGCGAGATTCCGAGTTGGAATCTAGGGTTTTCGGCTTCGCAAGCGCTTCCGGCGCGGTGTCGAACTATTCCGGCAAGATGCAGGGGATCGGGGCGAGCCTGGCGAGGATCTGCAAGAGCGAGGACGCGCTGCGCGACTGCGGTCGGCTGGACAACTACGAGCGGCTGGACGGGATCAGCCGCGGGGCATTCGGGGCCGTCTACCGCGCCCGTGACAGGAGGACCGGCGAGATCGTGGCCATGAAGGACCAGTTCGACGGCATAAGCGTCCCGACGCTGCGGGAGATCGACATCTTCAAGTGGCTCGGCCCCCACCCCCGCATCATCGAGTTCAAGGAGGTGGTGGCGGACGACTCCGACGGCGTGTACATAATGATGGAGTGCGCCGAGGGCGACCTCCAGCAGTACATGGAGGAGCAGGAGGAGCGGCTGGACGCCAAGGCGATGATGCAGCAGTTGCTGGAAGGGGTGAAGTTCCTGCACGAGAAGAGGGTGATGCACAGGGATCTCAAGCCTGCCAACATCCTCATCGGCAGCACGGGCTGCTTGAAGATCTGCGACTTCGGGCTGTCGCGGCGGATTGATGTGGCGGCGGGGATGTACGCGGCTCAGGTCGGGACCAAGTGCTACAGGGCGCCGGAGCTGCTCAAGGGGGTCAAGAAGTACACGGAGGCCGTGGATATGTGGGCCGTCGGCTGCGTGATGGCGGAGATGTTGTTGAGGTGCGGTGGCGGCGGTTCGGAGGCGGGGCGGCTCGAGACCGTGTGTAAGATTGTTGGTGGTGGTGATAAGGGTTATGAAAGGCTTCGGAGTGAGTTTTTTCCGGAGGAGGCGGTCAGCGGAGCTGGTTTCGATCTTTTGAAGGGATTGTTGTGTTGTGATCCGAGTAAGAGAATCACGGCGGTCGATGCTCTCAATCATGTTTGGTTCTTGGAGGATTAGTGatttatcagtatatattgcatgTGGCTAGCTAGCTACTAAAGGAATTGAATTTCCTTATATCAGATCTGTTAATTCTTTGTTTTTTTGAAATGCAAAGATATACTCCATATATTACAGCAGATTAACCAAGCTATGTTATTTTGAGCAATATTAGatcattatatatatgttgTGTGATTCTCTGAGTTTTCCCTAATTAGTATCGTTATTGATGAGTCGTTTTCTTTTATTCTTCttattatcatttaaaatgtattttttttcacaacttaATTACGGTTTAGAGAGCgatgaattcataatttaagATCATTGTTTGCAATTCAGAATTATATGGATTCACCATTAGGAGTCCAAGCTGTAAATTCGTAAAATTATTAGAGTTTTAAATTATGGATTCACGATTGAGTTGTTACCCTTTTAATTTGGTTAGAGCTAATTATGCCTTCAAATGAAACTAATTCTTAGTTAATTGTATttcaaaatagaaaagaaaaatcaacTCACTAGATTACAAAATTTAGAGAAGCTTATGCATGCTTTGTTTGACAAaaataatatacatattttttaattattaaaagtggctacatatttacataaaatacaAATTGGGCAAAACAGTGGAAAGCATGCAGGTTACGCATATATGCATCTGAGCGCCGTCTCATAGGCCGTGAAGACGGCGCCGTTGACGACAAATGCCCGCGCGACGGCCGTCCCCAGGCCTCTCCAGAGCACGCTATAGCCTTCCTGCCTGACGCTGGTGGCGAAGCAGTCGAGCATCCCGGTATAGCAGGAGGTGGACTGCGCCTGGATCCTGGTCTTGACGACGTCCAAGGGGTAGCAGCAGATCCAGCTGGCGACGCCGGCCAGCCCCCCCGCGACCACCATGGTGCGCGGGGTCTCCCCGCCGCTCTTCCGGCAGCCCGGGTGTAGCTGCTCGCGCACGTACTCGTACGTCCAGAAGTAGACGCCGTGCGAGGGGGCGTCCCGCAGCACGGTGATGCCTAACCCGCGGTATATCCCCCGCCACCCCTGCGACCGGATTATGCTCCTCGCCACGTCCACGGGGCCGCGCCGGCTTTCGGATGTCTTGCCTTTCTGGTCTAGTTGTAGCCGTATTTTCAGTAGCTCCACCGGGCTCAGGAGGAGGCTCTGTGTGGCCCCCGTCCCGATCCCGCCCAGGGCCACGGCTTTGTATGACGGTGGATCGTCGCCGCCGTCCAAAGCTCGTGATAGGATTGCGTATGTTTGGAAAGCAAGGGCGTTCTGCATCCCATTTTCACAAGAGTTTTAATAACTTGCAATTATAACATCACCAATTTCTAATGTCTTACAATTTTGTGTATGTCCATCATGTTTCACTATTAATCATGTatcattatattattttttttatatataaaaatagtaaatatttgaattatattaatttttatacaaaaaatcagtaaaattttaaaaaattatataccctaagtttaaatttatcaacctattattagctaataaaagtaaaattaaattatacaaataatTATACACCTTAACTGGATTAAATAAAtcctaattaataattacaaaattaaactaaagtatacaaaattaaatttggAACAAAAATCTgcaagaaaattaataaaaaattgaaaatgtgaCATAAAATGAGAAACAAAATTGTGGTACATTGGATCTCAATTGACAAAAGAAggtaaacaaaatttaaaagatgGTGTAATAGCTGTAATGTTTTAAAACCGCCAAAATggtggaattaaaattttaaaattcaggtCAAATTTGTTACTTATGTTTATGCCTAGCTTTGTTAATTTGTACTGGTCTAAATTTTTTGGCTCAGACAAATAATTTCCAGCAAATCAATCTAGAGTTTTTCCCCTTCTAAGAAATACAAACTTGGCGTATTTCTTGCAGGCCAACAGATTCATATATAGAGGTCATGGTTAATGTTACAAAAATATCATATTATAGCATAATTTATAAAATCCAGCCTCCATAGATTTTAAATAACTTTCATGcttgtccccaaggggacaccgaGCGGTGCGACTCCTATCTACGAACGGTGAGGTCCAGGGATCAAACCCCAccgctccccctcccccaaagtcaaaacaaaaaaaataataactttCATgctcaataataataacaacaaaaaatatatgagAATGTTGATGAATTACATGAATGTTGAGAAGGTACCTGGAAAGTTACAGAAGCCAAGGGAGCAAACATCCCTCGGTAGAGGCTGCACGGCCCCTCTTTCACCACGGCACGGCGGAGGATGGCGAAAGCCGATTCTCCGGCCGAATGCTGCTGCCGGATTCTCAGCGTGTCGAGCGGGTATCCGGCCAGAACACCGGCGGTTCCGCCCACTCCGCCGGCCACAAATTCTCTTCCCCAATTGCTCGCCACAAACTCCCGCCACAAATCCATTTTACTCGCCACCTACGACTGCAGTCCTCTTTTATACcttcaaatatattttattggagaaaaagaaaaacaatctCCTTTTCTTCTCCTTTTTACTTTACAATAGAACTTTCTTTTTATTGTTCTAGAATACAAAATTTTCAGACTTCACACATACAACACATCCTCTTAATGCGTAGATCGAGCAGAAAGAAGATTATGgctgtttatttttatttttttgaatgtgTGAAGATTGAATGATGTGAATTTTGGTTTGTGCAGAGATGTTAAGAGAAGAAACAGCGGGAGCCTCGGAACTAACTTTGGTTTCCTTAAAAGAGAAGACGCATATTCCATATTTGTTTGGATCAGATCACCTGCTTATGTCGGAAAATAGTCAATAAATTTTCTCATAAAtatggtttattttattttattttacggtatcctaagtttaattttatttgtttcacTATCCCACAAAGAGTTTCTAAAAATTTTATTAGTGTGGTGAGACAGGAGTCGAACATTAATCAATCATGTGTTTTACCGTAAGACCCACACAAACTAAATTTGATTTGCTTTTTGTTTTTGAGgataaaatttgatttgttaTTGCAAAAAGAGAGTTATATTGtttaccttctctctctctctctcttttttaaaTACTATGTTATTGTTCATTTATGCCAATCTctatgttctttttttttttttcgagaaaAGGCCAGTCTCTTAAGCAGATTTCTTTACCTTTAGAATAATATTCTATACTTTTTATGACAATGTGCAAACGATCGTAGTTAGTGTTAAGGAGTGGTAATTAATTAATCcgactaaaagaaaaaaaaaaccgcctagaaaaaaattaataattaattagtggGTAATTATAGTATTTGATTAAAACCACCGATTAATAATTagccttaaaaaaaaaaaacaccgattaatatttattaagttGTCTCCCGAAAGTTTGGGCCACACCCAAATTCATTCTTTATCTGAAACAAAATTATAGTTTTTGGGCTTAAATTCTAAAATAACTTGTGTAGCCCAATGCAATATgaaattttttcaaatttatcttttctttttcccgAGAAAAATCTTGTTTATCTTCAAAACCTTACGCCTTGAGACTTCAGTGATAGCTCAGGCTTCAGAAGCCAAAAATGGCGCTCTCAACGGCCAAATTCACCGAACTACAGCCGCACCTCTTGTCCACCTTCTCATTCCCCCGCCGCAAACCGCCGAGGTTCCACCGACTCATCTTCAaacctctctcttcctctcccCGTCCCACCAAATTACCCCATACGCCTGCCGGAAAGCCCAGCATTCCGCAGAAGCCGTCGTCTGCCTGGATAAAAAAATGGCCATCTCCTCCACCTGCGCCGCCGCCGCGCTCGAAAGCCGCTCCGAAGAAGCCCGAACAGAAACCGGAAACACTTCGTGGAGGTACCACGGCGATTGATCGAATTGTTCTCCGCCTGCGGAATTTAGGTTTAGGCTCCGACGACGAGGAGGAGGAAGGAGGAGAGTTAGGTTTGGATTTGGAGAATGATAATTTGAATCCGATTGATTCGAGAAATGTTGAATGTGGAGATGAGAAATTGGGAGATTTGCTGAAAAGAGATTGGGTTAGACCGGACACGATTCTGGTGGAAGACCAGGGTTTTGAATCTGAGGCGCTGTTGCCGTGGGAGAGGGGCGTGGCTGAGGATGAAGAAATGGTGGAGCATAAAGTTGGACTGAAGAAGAGGACAATGCGGGCGCCTTCGTTGGCGGAGCTGACGATAGAAGATGAAGAGTTGAGGAGGCTGCGGAGAATGGGGATGACTTTGAGGGAGAGGGTGAGCGTTGCCAAGGCCGGAATTACGGCTGCTGTTCTGGAGAAGATACATGAGAAATGGAGGCGGTGTGAGCTCGTGAGGTTGAAGTTTCATGAAGAATTGGCGCATGATATGAAGACTGCGCATGAAATAGTTGAGGTTGGTGAGTTTTAGTGTTGTTTTCTTATTAATTTAATCTCAAATCACATTTACTTAAATAGTTAGTTCATTTTGCCATTTACATAAGAATTGTGTTCATGATTCTTGTTCCTGTTTCTTTATATTTCTCCACATAAAACTTAATTCATACATAATGTCATTCATTTTATCGAAGGCTTGCAAAAAATTGAGTCTTGAAGGATAAGAGTGAAGAtgatttgagcttatattgatATAAACTATAATCCATGCATGTGAGTACATTCCCGTAAGAAACTAGAAATATATTAATCCCTCCCTGCTTGTTTTTTCATTTCAGTAAGAAAGAATGTAGTGAGGTTATAAAAGCTGTCTGCATTTTCTCTGATCAGCGCCGAACAGGGGGGCTTGTCACTTGGAGATCGGGAAGTGTTATGGTGGTATATAGAGGAGCTAACTACGAAGGCCCTACATTAAAGCCACAGAGAGAAAACAGTGAACACGATACTCTTTTTGTCCCTGATGTTTCCTCCCCTCACGATTCAGCCACAAAAAGTAGTGATGGAAAGACTCAGGTTCTTGAGAAGTCCAATCCAGTTACACCTAATCGTGTCAAAAACATAACAGAAGAGGAAATTGAGTACAATAGTCTATTAGATGGTTTGGGTCCACGGTTTGAAGATTGGTGGGGAACTGGGGTGCTCCCTGTTGATGCTGATCAACTCCCTCCGAATATTCCTGGATATAAGACACCATTTAGGCTTCTTCCTACTGGAATGCGTCCACGACTAACCAATGCTGAGATGACCAACTTACGGAAGCTTGCTAAGTCGCTTCCTTGCCATTTTGCCCTTGGTAATTTACCGCTTGTATGTTCTTCCAATTAGTAAAGTATGCTCTGATTTGTTTTCTCTGTTTAATCTTGCAGGAAGAAATAGAAATCATCAAGGTTTAGCTAGATCCATAGTTAAGCTATGGGAGAAAAGTTTAATTGTGAAAATTGCCGTGAAGCGTGGAATCCAGAACACAAATAACAAAATTATGTCTGAGGAACTGAAGGTATGCAGATCCGAATGCATATTGTTTGCGTTGAGTAACCTATGTAACAACGGTATATAAGAAAAATGTTTCTATTGGTTCATTCCAGTGGATAACATATTACAAAAACTCAGTCGGTAACATTTCATTACGtttcttttcattttgtttGTCATTTCTCTTCACTTTTCCTCTCTACTGGTATGGTGTAGGCATTAACAGGGGGAGTCTTACTTTTGAGAAACAAATATTTCATTGTTATGTACCGCGGGAAGGATTTTCTTCCCCCCACTGTGGCTAGTGCCTTGGCAGAGAGACAGGAAATGACAAAGCAAATACAAGATGTTGAAGAAAAAGTCAGGGGAGGACCTGTACCGCTGCCAGTATCTGAAGAGAAGGGAGCTTTGGCAGGCACTTTGGCAGAGTTTTATGAGGCTCAGGCTCGATGGGGAACAGAAGTATCTACTGAAGAACATAAAAAGATGATAGAAGAGGCATCCAGAGCCAAACATGAGAGAGTAATCAGGCGACTTGAACACAAACTCGCTACTGTAAGTGTGTCTTATTTGCTGAATGATCAATTGATGTCATTGTGGATTATTCTCTCTAGCATGTGCTCTGATCAACTTAATGCAATTACAGGCTCAGGCAAAGAAGCTCAAAGCAGAGAAACTGCTATCTAAAATAGTGGATTCTTGGCTTCCAGTAGATCCTTCAGATGACCAGGAGACAATTACAGATGAAGAAAGAGTTATGTTTCGTAAGGTTGGATTACGAATGAAACCATACTTGCCACTCGGTGGGTTCTCTTTTTCTCAGAGTTCAATTATCAAAATTAAAACTTTATCTTGTGAAgtgtatattttaaatatggaaGAGGAGAATCATGTTTTATTTGTTGCAATCTCCAGGCATTCGTGGTGTTTTTGATGGTGTTATTGAGAACATGCATCTGCACTGGAAACATAGAGAAGTTGTAAAGTTAATATCAAAGGAAAAGGAACTTGCATTTGCTGAAGAAACTGCAAGACTTTTGGAATATGAGAGTGGTGGTATACTAGTGTCAATCGACAGGGTTCCAAAAGGTTATTGCTTGATTTACTACCGTGGCAAGAATTATCGCCGTCCTATCACTATAAGACCGAGAAACCTTCTGACAAAAGCAAAAGCACTGAAGCGTAGAATGGCCTTGCAACGATACGAAGTTAGTCATCCACTAATATTCCCGTTTTAATATGAACTTAATCTAATAATCTATTTGAAATGTGAGCTATAAGTTGAATGATTTCGCTGATGATTATGTATGCTAATTTATGTCTTACATTGTTGTGTAGGCTCTTAGTGAGCACATATCTGAAGTGGAGAAAACAATTGAGCAAACCAAGAAGGAGATAGTAAGTTGTGCTGCTTTTGGTTGCTGTTTAAAAATATCAATGAAATTACAATTTTCTATTTATGTTCGAGCATACAAGGTTGGCCATTAAtgttatttcatattttaattaactAAAGAATCTCTATCGGTACTCCTTCACCTTCTTGTTAAGGACTCTCTGTTTCTTGAACCTATTTAATTCATAGGAACTTCACTTCTTTGCAAAATTTGTTCTATGGGATTGCTCGCCATACTTATTATCTGCTATAGTTTTGTACTatccttttcttttttacatCTCCTAATCCGGAAATGTAGTTTTCGGTGTGGTAGATGATCTTTATTGCAGATCGTCCCTGAAAGAATTACCTTTCATCTCTCAAATTATGGATTGAAATGATAAGATGTTGTCATTCTGATATAATGACCAATGATTAAATCTTAATGAGATGTGTGCCTTTTCTGATATGGTATTTCTTATGTTTCTGAGATTTAATTCTCTTTATTCCATTAGGGCAATCCTGCAAAACTGGAGAAAAGCGATCTTTGGAAGTCAGAGGACCA
It contains:
- the LOC130992430 gene encoding CRM-domain containing factor CFM3, chloroplastic/mitochondrial isoform X2, producing the protein MALSTAKFTELQPHLLSTFSFPRRKPPRFHRLIFKPLSSSPRPTKLPHTPAGKPSIPQKPSSAWIKKWPSPPPAPPPRSKAAPKKPEQKPETLRGGTTAIDRIVLRLRNLGLGSDDEEEEGGELGLDLENDNLNPIDSRNVECGDEKLGDLLKRDWVRPDTILVEDQGFESEALLPWERGVAEDEEMVEHKVGLKKRTMRAPSLAELTIEDEELRRLRRMGMTLRERVSVAKAGITAAVLEKIHEKWRRCELVRLKFHEELAHDMKTAHEIVERRTGGLVTWRSGSVMVVYRGANYEGPTLKPQRENSEHDTLFVPDVSSPHDSATKSSDGKTQVLEKSNPVTPNRVKNITEEEIEYNSLLDGLGPRFEDWWGTGVLPVDADQLPPNIPGYKTPFRLLPTGMRPRLTNAEMTNLRKLAKSLPCHFALGRNRNHQGLARSIVKLWEKSLIVKIAVKRGIQNTNNKIMSEELKALTGGVLLLRNKYFIVMYRGKDFLPPTVASALAERQEMTKQIQDVEEKVRGGPVPLPVSEEKGALAGTLAEFYEAQARWGTEVSTEEHKKMIEEASRAKHERVIRRLEHKLATAQAKKLKAEKLLSKIVDSWLPVDPSDDQETITDEERVMFRKVGLRMKPYLPLGIRGVFDGVIENMHLHWKHREVVKLISKEKELAFAEETARLLEYESGGILVSIDRVPKGYCLIYYRGKNYRRPITIRPRNLLTKAKALKRRMALQRYEALSEHISEVEKTIEQTKKEIGNPAKLEKSDLWKSEDHGQFSNVAEIEDEDEDEWELEDDEEDSDLSSLDA
- the LOC130993793 gene encoding cyclin-dependent kinase G-2-like, whose protein sequence is MALNLCTKKAFRFSDYCRRRKSAVKSKVVAASPREDGVNLRFVLKKRKSCSNEEDDDVNLRFVDVKKRKVESKNHGVLRDSELESRVFGFASASGAVSNYSGKMQGIGASLARICKSEDALRDCGRLDNYERLDGISRGAFGAVYRARDRRTGEIVAMKDQFDGISVPTLREIDIFKWLGPHPRIIEFKEVVADDSDGVYIMMECAEGDLQQYMEEQEERLDAKAMMQQLLEGVKFLHEKRVMHRDLKPANILIGSTGCLKICDFGLSRRIDVAAGMYAAQVGTKCYRAPELLKGVKKYTEAVDMWAVGCVMAEMLLRCGGGGSEAGRLETVCKIVGGGDKGYERLRSEFFPEEAVSGAGFDLLKGLLCCDPSKRITAVDALNHVWFLED
- the LOC130992429 gene encoding mitochondrial arginine transporter BAC2-like, which encodes MDLWREFVASNWGREFVAGGVGGTAGVLAGYPLDTLRIRQQHSAGESAFAILRRAVVKEGPCSLYRGMFAPLASVTFQNALAFQTYAILSRALDGGDDPPSYKAVALGGIGTGATQSLLLSPVELLKIRLQLDQKGKTSESRRGPVDVARSIIRSQGWRGIYRGLGITVLRDAPSHGVYFWTYEYVREQLHPGCRKSGGETPRTMVVAGGLAGVASWICCYPLDVVKTRIQAQSTSCYTGMLDCFATSVRQEGYSVLWRGLGTAVARAFVVNGAVFTAYETALRCIYA
- the LOC130992430 gene encoding CRM-domain containing factor CFM3, chloroplastic/mitochondrial isoform X1, yielding MALSTAKFTELQPHLLSTFSFPRRKPPRFHRLIFKPLSSSPRPTKLPHTPAGKPSIPQKPSSAWIKKWPSPPPAPPPRSKAAPKKPEQKPETLRGGTTAIDRIVLRLRNLGLGSDDEEEEGGELGLDLENDNLNPIDSRNVECGDEKLGDLLKRDWVRPDTILVEDQGFESEALLPWERGVAEDEEMVEHKVGLKKRTMRAPSLAELTIEDEELRRLRRMGMTLRERVSVAKAGITAAVLEKIHEKWRRCELVRLKFHEELAHDMKTAHEIVERRTGGLVTWRSGSVMVVYRGANYEGPTLKPQRENSEHDTLFVPDVSSPHDSATKSSDGKTQVLEKSNPVTPNRVKNITEEEIEYNSLLDGLGPRFEDWWGTGVLPVDADQLPPNIPGYKTPFRLLPTGMRPRLTNAEMTNLRKLAKSLPCHFALGRNRNHQGLARSIVKLWEKSLIVKIAVKRGIQNTNNKIMSEELKALTGGVLLLRNKYFIVMYRGKDFLPPTVASALAERQEMTKQIQDVEEKVRGGPVPLPVSEEKGALAGTLAEFYEAQARWGTEVSTEEHKKMIEEASRAKHERVIRRLEHKLATAQAKKLKAEKLLSKIVDSWLPVDPSDDQETITDEERVMFRKVGLRMKPYLPLGIRGVFDGVIENMHLHWKHREVVKLISKEKELAFAEETARLLEYESGGILVSIDRVPKGYCLIYYRGKNYRRPITIRPRNLLTKAKALKRRMALQRYEALSEHISEVEKTIEQTKKEIGNPAKLEKSDLWKSEDHGQFSNVAEVSEIEDEDEDEWELEDDEEDSDLSSLDA